A stretch of the Cryomorphaceae bacterium 1068 genome encodes the following:
- a CDS encoding DUF4197 domain-containing protein, translating into MKKIILPLIAISLVFSSCSEESFRKTMKTVTESLETSEGLSSSEVAAGLKEALVVGTNNAVDFAGKENQFLSTPRIRIPFPEEAEKVKETAEKLGLGSQVDKFEENLNHAAEKAVSHAAPIFIDAITSMTINDAFAILKGEDDAATTYLRRSTETSLRTAFEPEVNKAINEVELTKYWQPLVSTYNTASAFTGGEKVNPDLEAYVTDKAMDGLFLLISEEEEKIREDPAARVTELLEKVFGSQSR; encoded by the coding sequence ATGAAAAAAATTATTCTTCCGCTCATTGCTATCAGCCTGGTCTTTTCCTCATGTTCTGAAGAGAGCTTTCGCAAAACGATGAAAACGGTGACCGAATCACTGGAAACCTCTGAAGGACTTTCATCATCAGAAGTAGCGGCGGGACTCAAAGAAGCATTGGTGGTCGGGACCAATAATGCCGTCGATTTTGCCGGAAAGGAAAACCAATTCCTTTCAACTCCTCGTATTCGGATTCCATTTCCTGAAGAGGCAGAGAAAGTAAAAGAAACTGCCGAGAAACTTGGCTTGGGAAGTCAAGTAGACAAATTTGAAGAAAACCTGAATCACGCGGCAGAGAAGGCCGTGTCGCATGCGGCTCCGATTTTTATTGATGCCATTACTTCAATGACCATTAACGATGCTTTTGCCATTTTAAAAGGAGAAGATGATGCTGCAACAACTTACTTGCGTCGGAGCACTGAAACCAGTCTCCGCACTGCTTTTGAACCTGAGGTAAACAAGGCAATAAATGAAGTAGAGTTAACGAAATACTGGCAGCCGCTGGTATCGACCTACAATACTGCGTCTGCATTTACAGGAGGAGAAAAAGTAAATCCCGATCTGGAAGCTTACGTTACCGATAAGGCGATGGATGGCCTTTTTCTATTGATTTCGGAAGAAGAGGAAAAGATCAGGGAAGATCCCGCAGCGAGGGTAACAGAGCTTCTCGAAAAGGTTTTTGGTTCACAAAGCCGCTAG
- a CDS encoding glycosyltransferase family 2 protein — MGLKFVSIIIPCRNEVNFIQGVLNSISAQDYPKDSLEIIVADGMSDDGTRDKLRELSSSYPNLKVIDNPNRVTPDALNLAIEASKGEVIVRLDAHSNYPSNYISRLVTELFRLDAENVGGVWITTPANSGTVATAIALATSHPLGIGNASYRLENPEITEVDTVPFGCFKRSIFDQIGLFDTDLIRNQDDEFNGRIIKNGGKIFLVPDVEIEYYARATFGTMVKMFYQYGLFKPLVNIKLGHPATLRQFAPPIFTLGLLCLPIALLLDWLFLIWSTIYTIYFWINAFVSSKIAWREKRSGLAPRLFLAFFLIHFSYGWGYLKGIFKFVLLKNKVRADQTNLSR; from the coding sequence ATGGGGTTAAAATTCGTTTCGATCATCATCCCCTGCCGCAATGAGGTGAATTTTATTCAAGGCGTATTGAATTCCATCTCGGCTCAAGACTACCCGAAAGATTCTCTGGAAATCATCGTAGCCGATGGAATGAGCGATGATGGAACCAGAGATAAACTGCGTGAGCTATCAAGTTCTTATCCCAACTTAAAGGTGATAGACAATCCGAATCGAGTGACTCCCGATGCGCTCAATTTGGCTATTGAAGCATCGAAAGGAGAGGTGATTGTGCGACTTGACGCCCACTCAAATTACCCTTCCAATTACATTTCAAGATTGGTAACTGAATTGTTCCGTTTGGATGCTGAAAATGTAGGCGGAGTCTGGATTACAACTCCTGCAAACTCTGGGACCGTCGCAACTGCCATTGCCTTAGCTACTTCTCATCCATTGGGCATTGGCAATGCAAGCTATCGCTTGGAGAACCCTGAGATTACGGAAGTAGATACCGTTCCATTCGGCTGTTTTAAAAGAAGCATCTTTGATCAAATCGGTCTTTTTGATACGGATCTGATCAGAAATCAAGACGACGAATTTAACGGGCGAATAATTAAGAATGGCGGTAAGATTTTTTTGGTGCCTGATGTAGAAATCGAGTATTACGCCAGAGCGACTTTTGGAACCATGGTCAAAATGTTTTACCAATATGGACTCTTCAAGCCATTGGTGAATATCAAGTTAGGGCATCCCGCAACTCTCCGGCAATTCGCACCTCCCATTTTTACATTGGGTCTTTTGTGTTTACCCATTGCCCTCTTGTTGGATTGGTTGTTTTTAATTTGGTCAACAATTTATACCATCTATTTTTGGATCAATGCCTTTGTTTCGTCAAAAATTGCCTGGCGGGAAAAAAGAAGCGGTCTTGCGCCTCGCCTTTTTTTGGCATTCTTTCTTATTCATTTTTCTTATGGCTGGGGCTATTTGAAAGGGATATTCAAATTTGTTCTCTTGAAAAATAAGGTCCGTGCAGACCAAACGAACTTATCTCGTTAA
- the wecB gene encoding UDP-N-acetylglucosamine 2-epimerase (non-hydrolyzing), which produces MMKILTIVGARPQFVKAATISRQVANDPEVEEVLVHTGQHFDANMSEVFFTEMEIPKPKYNLDINALGHGAMTGRMLEGIEKLILEEKPDVLLVYGDTNSTIAGALAARKIHVKVGHVEAGLRSFNMDMPEEVNRILTDRISDFLYCPTDTAVKNLDREGYALLGAEVVRTGDVMYDAALFYALRSAELSTVIKEIPHEKFALCTLHRAENTDDPERLTAFVESLNEIHKQLPVVCPLHPRTNKKLAEHGLQLEVHTIDPVGYFDMVELLKHCQLVLTDSGGLQKEAFFFKKPCITMRDQTEWVELVENGFNVLASPNRESMLSAFETMTSTSINFEMDLYGDGNAAAAILRHLKEAIKGA; this is translated from the coding sequence ATGATGAAAATCTTAACCATAGTAGGAGCGCGGCCTCAATTTGTGAAGGCAGCCACCATCAGCCGTCAGGTAGCGAATGATCCCGAAGTCGAAGAAGTTCTCGTCCACACTGGGCAGCATTTCGATGCCAATATGAGCGAGGTCTTTTTCACGGAAATGGAAATTCCCAAGCCCAAGTACAATTTGGACATCAACGCTCTCGGTCACGGAGCCATGACGGGTAGAATGCTCGAGGGAATTGAGAAATTGATCCTCGAGGAGAAACCTGATGTGTTACTGGTTTACGGCGATACAAACTCTACCATAGCGGGAGCATTGGCAGCTAGAAAAATTCACGTAAAAGTGGGCCACGTGGAAGCAGGATTGCGCAGCTTCAATATGGACATGCCCGAAGAAGTGAACCGCATTCTCACCGATCGAATCTCTGACTTTCTCTACTGCCCCACGGATACCGCAGTGAAAAACCTTGACCGCGAGGGGTATGCCCTCCTCGGAGCTGAGGTGGTGCGAACAGGAGACGTCATGTACGATGCTGCCTTGTTTTATGCCCTACGCTCGGCTGAACTTTCTACCGTGATCAAAGAGATTCCACACGAAAAATTTGCGCTGTGCACGCTTCATCGCGCTGAAAACACGGATGATCCTGAGCGTCTCACTGCTTTCGTTGAGAGCCTCAATGAAATTCACAAGCAGCTTCCTGTAGTTTGCCCTTTGCACCCGCGAACGAACAAGAAACTGGCCGAGCATGGACTCCAACTCGAGGTTCATACCATCGACCCCGTCGGATACTTCGACATGGTGGAATTGCTCAAGCATTGCCAATTGGTTTTAACCGATAGCGGCGGCTTGCAGAAAGAAGCTTTCTTCTTCAAAAAGCCTTGCATCACCATGCGCGACCAAACCGAGTGGGTTGAATTGGTCGAAAATGGATTCAATGTCTTGGCGTCGCCAAATCGCGAGAGCATGCTATCCGCATTCGAAACCATGACCTCCACAAGCATCAACTTTGAAATGGATCTATACGGCGATGGAAACGCAGCTGCAGCCATTCTCCGTCACCTCAAGGAAGCGATAAAAGGCGCTTAG
- a CDS encoding GNAT family N-acetyltransferase, with protein MVTRIVDSFITEGKSPFFLSELWCASLGSELKKLSVFKSEKDKEPIANLTFYAYRRMGVDAVITPPMAPHCGLHFYHRTEKKLSRYSDEKRALRSIAEYLAEKYPSAHVDLALPPEIKDIQPFKQAEFKSDVSYTYLLEIERRTEQDLLSEMSSERRKNIRDAEKKGYDVRINSEPEAIVTLVQDTLESKGVKSKTEQLTHLIKEGKGKVFTVSVFRQDELQSAAVIALDKSKAYYLAGGTKKETAEAGALVLWRAILEARKHSVQHFDFLGSSNPAIEKFFRGFGGQLTPYFRIIADNVVFDFLRSAKRTLGK; from the coding sequence GTGGTAACCCGTATCGTAGATAGCTTTATAACTGAAGGCAAAAGTCCATTCTTCTTGTCAGAGTTGTGGTGTGCATCGCTAGGGTCTGAATTAAAAAAGTTAAGCGTTTTTAAGTCCGAAAAGGATAAGGAACCCATTGCCAATTTGACCTTTTATGCCTATCGACGTATGGGTGTAGATGCGGTCATTACTCCGCCAATGGCACCTCACTGCGGGCTTCACTTTTATCACCGCACCGAAAAAAAGTTGAGTCGTTACAGCGATGAAAAAAGAGCCTTAAGATCGATCGCTGAATACCTTGCTGAGAAATATCCATCAGCTCATGTCGATTTAGCTCTTCCTCCTGAGATTAAGGATATTCAGCCCTTCAAGCAAGCCGAGTTTAAATCGGATGTCTCTTATACTTATTTATTGGAAATTGAAAGGAGAACTGAACAGGATCTACTTTCAGAAATGAGTTCTGAGCGACGAAAGAACATTCGAGATGCCGAAAAGAAGGGCTACGATGTCAGAATAAATTCAGAGCCTGAGGCTATTGTCACCTTGGTTCAAGATACGCTCGAATCAAAAGGCGTGAAGTCGAAAACCGAGCAGTTAACTCACCTTATCAAAGAAGGGAAGGGTAAGGTATTCACAGTGTCAGTATTCCGTCAAGACGAATTGCAATCGGCAGCCGTAATCGCTTTAGATAAATCAAAGGCATACTACCTTGCTGGCGGAACAAAAAAGGAAACTGCTGAAGCAGGAGCCTTGGTTCTTTGGAGGGCTATTTTAGAAGCACGAAAACACAGTGTGCAACACTTTGATTTTTTAGGCTCCTCAAATCCTGCAATCGAAAAATTTTTTCGTGGTTTCGGTGGACAGTTAACTCCATACTTCCGCATTATTGCTGACAATGTCGTTTTCGATTTTCTTCGGTCTGCAAAAAGAACGCTAGGGAAATGA
- a CDS encoding DegT/DnrJ/EryC1/StrS family aminotransferase: MDQKIVDEVTDTLLSGWITTGPKTKRFEKEISAYTGAKTTICFNSATAGIELVLRWFGVGEGDEVIIPAYTYCATANVVVHCGAKPVMVDTLPNSFNLDPEKVREAITDRTKVIVPVDIAGYPCNYDELIAIIHDEATKARFSPHTPEQERLGRIMLMADSAHSFGATYKGKKLGSVADGTAFSFHAVKNLTTAEGGAVCLNMPEPFDHDEMYRMLNLMSLHGQSKDALSKMQKGAWRYDVTIPGYKCNMTDIQASIGLVELSRYDSETLKRRKEICALYDREFADCDWAVTPKFIDDNGSETSYHLYQLRIDGASEDDREAIIQFIADRDIAVNVHFIPLPMLTAYRERGYRMEDYPNAFAHYTNEISLPLFFNLKDEEVKEVASAVKDAVAQILKK, translated from the coding sequence ATGGACCAAAAGATTGTCGACGAAGTAACCGATACATTGCTATCGGGATGGATAACGACTGGCCCGAAGACCAAGCGATTCGAAAAGGAGATCTCGGCATACACGGGAGCCAAGACCACCATTTGCTTCAATTCGGCTACAGCCGGAATCGAATTGGTACTTCGCTGGTTCGGAGTGGGAGAGGGCGATGAGGTGATTATTCCCGCTTACACCTATTGCGCCACGGCCAATGTGGTGGTTCATTGCGGAGCCAAACCCGTCATGGTCGACACGCTACCGAATAGTTTTAACCTCGATCCCGAAAAGGTAAGGGAAGCCATCACCGATCGGACAAAAGTTATCGTACCCGTCGATATTGCAGGCTATCCGTGCAATTACGATGAGCTCATAGCAATCATACATGATGAAGCTACTAAAGCGCGATTTTCACCACATACCCCCGAGCAAGAAAGGCTGGGGAGGATAATGTTGATGGCCGATTCGGCGCATAGTTTCGGAGCAACTTACAAAGGCAAGAAGCTAGGCAGCGTTGCCGATGGTACAGCCTTTTCGTTTCACGCTGTAAAAAACCTCACCACCGCTGAGGGAGGCGCCGTTTGCCTCAATATGCCCGAGCCCTTCGATCACGACGAGATGTACCGCATGCTCAATTTGATGAGCTTGCACGGACAAAGCAAAGACGCCTTGAGCAAAATGCAGAAAGGAGCGTGGCGCTACGACGTGACCATTCCCGGGTACAAATGCAATATGACCGACATCCAAGCTTCTATCGGTTTGGTAGAGTTGAGCCGATACGATTCCGAAACCCTGAAACGGCGAAAAGAGATTTGTGCACTTTACGATCGGGAGTTTGCCGATTGCGATTGGGCGGTTACGCCAAAGTTTATCGATGACAACGGTAGCGAAACTTCCTATCACCTATACCAATTGAGAATCGACGGAGCCTCCGAAGATGACCGCGAGGCCATCATTCAATTTATCGCCGATCGAGACATTGCCGTGAATGTCCACTTCATTCCCTTGCCTATGCTTACCGCCTATCGCGAAAGGGGATACCGCATGGAGGATTACCCGAATGCATTCGCGCATTATACCAATGAGATCAGCCTTCCGCTTTTTTTCAATCTAAAGGATGAGGAAGTTAAAGAAGTAGCATCTGCTGTGAAGGATGCCGTGGCGCAGATTCTAAAAAAATGA
- a CDS encoding transglutaminase-like domain-containing protein has translation MNSNEIEALINLLDDPDETIYRQVKDRIVSIGEAAIPSLENVWEVNTFGQEFQQRIEDIIHDIQFESVLSGLENWAKDGGDDLFAGALMVAKYQYPDLDETETFDRLTKLHQEIWIELNDELTALEQVKVMNHILFDVHGFRGNKKNYHAAQNNYINTVLESEKGNPLSLSILYIVLAQRLDIPIFGVNLPNHFVMAYVDEYNILRLMENHMKGKIDDDKVLFYINAFSQGTIVHKNEITSYLQQLELKEEPKYYEPCDNKSMIIRLLNNLIMSYDRLGYPEKVEEIEKLHAAVSKHRL, from the coding sequence ATGAACTCGAACGAAATAGAAGCACTGATTAATCTACTCGATGATCCCGATGAGACCATTTACCGTCAGGTAAAGGATCGTATCGTTTCTATCGGTGAAGCGGCTATTCCGAGTTTGGAAAATGTTTGGGAGGTAAACACTTTCGGTCAGGAATTCCAGCAGCGAATAGAGGACATCATCCACGATATTCAATTTGAATCAGTCCTTTCCGGATTGGAAAATTGGGCCAAAGACGGTGGAGACGATCTCTTTGCCGGTGCATTGATGGTAGCCAAGTATCAATATCCCGACTTGGATGAAACAGAGACTTTTGATCGATTGACAAAATTGCATCAGGAGATTTGGATTGAACTCAACGATGAACTCACGGCACTTGAGCAAGTAAAGGTGATGAACCATATCCTCTTTGACGTTCATGGTTTTAGAGGAAATAAGAAGAATTATCACGCAGCTCAAAATAATTACATCAATACGGTGCTCGAAAGCGAGAAGGGAAACCCGTTGAGCTTAAGTATTCTTTACATTGTGTTGGCGCAACGGCTGGATATTCCAATTTTCGGAGTGAATTTGCCGAATCATTTCGTCATGGCTTACGTCGATGAGTACAATATTCTGAGGCTCATGGAAAACCATATGAAAGGCAAAATTGATGATGATAAGGTCTTGTTTTACATCAATGCCTTCAGCCAAGGAACGATCGTTCATAAGAATGAGATCACCTCTTATTTGCAACAATTGGAATTGAAGGAGGAGCCGAAATATTATGAGCCATGTGACAATAAGAGTATGATCATCCGGTTATTGAATAACCTCATTATGTCTTACGACCGTTTGGGTTACCCCGAAAAAGTTGAAGAAATTGAGAAGCTTCATGCTGCTGTGAGCAAACACCGACTCTAG
- a CDS encoding glycosyltransferase, whose amino-acid sequence MKDHKQSQNDFSKVRVVHISTVHSSSDHRLLDKECKTLAEAGFDTFLIARADKDYTKFGVQVLAFPTYKSRISRATIGVWKITLRAISLKPKIAHIHDPELLWSSWIFRLFGIKFIYDSHEHVPNQITSKPWIKPTWFRRLIAFFASGYEHFFCLFANKVISVVPEIVERFPENKRLMIRNFPPFDSSQPPIDHIKTKKIVAIYAGGLTRIRGIAEIIQAFAELGSGFELRLLGPWDTEDFRADCMSNAGENVKYLGLVSPAEVSKQIRQADIGLAILYPVKNYLMSYPVKAFEYMKEGVPIVMSSFPYWKELYSSCAEFVDPHDISQIKEAIETLGKSPEKRTEFGLSGYRLVKEVYNWESEGENLKEAYLSLLK is encoded by the coding sequence TTGAAAGACCATAAACAAAGTCAAAATGACTTCAGTAAGGTTCGGGTCGTCCACATTTCCACGGTTCATTCTTCATCAGACCATCGCCTGCTCGACAAGGAGTGCAAGACACTTGCAGAAGCTGGGTTTGACACCTTTCTCATAGCCAGAGCAGATAAGGATTACACCAAGTTCGGTGTTCAAGTTTTGGCCTTTCCCACTTATAAAAGTCGAATTTCCCGAGCTACGATTGGGGTATGGAAGATTACGCTGAGGGCAATAAGCCTAAAACCAAAAATAGCTCATATTCACGATCCCGAACTCTTATGGTCTTCTTGGATATTCCGCCTATTCGGGATTAAATTTATCTACGATTCTCACGAGCATGTCCCCAATCAAATAACCAGTAAGCCATGGATCAAACCAACTTGGTTTAGGCGGCTAATTGCTTTTTTTGCATCAGGTTATGAGCACTTTTTCTGTCTTTTTGCAAATAAGGTTATTTCGGTTGTCCCTGAGATTGTCGAAAGATTCCCTGAGAACAAACGATTGATGATAAGGAATTTCCCACCTTTTGATTCAAGTCAACCTCCAATTGATCACATCAAAACGAAAAAGATTGTTGCCATTTATGCAGGCGGCTTAACTAGAATTCGCGGAATAGCCGAAATCATTCAAGCATTTGCTGAACTTGGTTCGGGCTTTGAATTGAGGCTTTTGGGGCCTTGGGATACTGAAGATTTCAGAGCTGATTGTATGTCCAATGCGGGTGAAAATGTCAAATATCTCGGCTTAGTCTCTCCGGCTGAAGTTTCGAAGCAAATTCGCCAAGCTGATATTGGTCTGGCGATACTCTATCCCGTAAAAAATTACCTCATGAGTTACCCCGTTAAAGCCTTTGAGTATATGAAAGAAGGTGTTCCGATCGTGATGTCATCATTTCCCTATTGGAAAGAACTCTACTCATCCTGTGCGGAGTTTGTAGATCCGCACGATATCAGTCAAATCAAAGAAGCCATAGAAACCTTGGGGAAGTCTCCTGAGAAACGAACGGAATTCGGTCTCAGCGGATACCGCTTGGTAAAGGAAGTTTACAATTGGGAGAGCGAGGGAGAGAATCTCAAAGAAGCCTATCTTTCGCTATTGAAGTAA
- a CDS encoding nucleoside phosphorylase, translating into MKKFPLNNSLKFAPSELPVNGDGSIYHLAIKPEHLADTVLVVGDQGRVEKISKHFDRTDVVISNREFVTHTGYIGSKRITALSTGIGTDNIDIVLNELDALRSIDFEKRETIENPKPLEIIRIGTSGGLRKEIEPGSFIHSRFAIGLDAVMHYYQAHFEEDEIELARSFAAHVNWSLDGIKPYAVKSSAEAGSKFQEGFIQGLTATACGFYGPQGRKIRLPVAMPDINERMGSFSFGELPLANYEMESSALFGLGAALGHQCTTVCLVVANRAANSFLTDHHVAMEELIATVLERVSAH; encoded by the coding sequence GTGAAAAAATTTCCTCTCAATAACTCGCTCAAATTTGCTCCATCGGAGCTACCTGTCAATGGTGACGGTTCCATTTACCATTTGGCTATAAAACCCGAACACTTGGCTGACACCGTTTTGGTAGTTGGTGATCAAGGTCGGGTAGAGAAAATATCCAAGCATTTTGATCGAACGGATGTCGTCATCAGCAATCGCGAGTTTGTGACGCATACGGGCTATATCGGCTCAAAGAGAATTACTGCCTTGAGTACGGGAATCGGAACTGACAATATCGATATCGTCCTGAACGAACTCGACGCACTCAGAAGCATCGATTTCGAGAAACGAGAGACTATTGAGAACCCCAAACCACTCGAGATTATTCGAATAGGCACGTCGGGAGGTCTAAGGAAAGAAATTGAGCCCGGGAGTTTTATTCATAGTCGTTTTGCCATCGGCCTTGATGCCGTGATGCATTATTACCAAGCGCATTTCGAAGAAGACGAGATTGAACTCGCTCGGTCATTTGCTGCCCATGTCAATTGGTCTTTGGATGGCATAAAGCCTTACGCCGTAAAAAGCTCGGCAGAGGCAGGTAGTAAATTCCAAGAAGGATTCATCCAAGGACTTACTGCTACAGCTTGTGGTTTCTATGGACCGCAAGGCAGAAAAATACGTCTCCCGGTAGCGATGCCCGATATCAACGAAAGAATGGGAAGTTTCTCTTTCGGAGAACTACCACTCGCCAATTACGAGATGGAGAGTTCTGCTTTATTCGGCCTTGGAGCCGCATTGGGACACCAATGCACCACGGTGTGTTTGGTCGTAGCCAACCGCGCCGCCAACTCGTTCCTCACCGATCATCATGTGGCGATGGAGGAGCTAATAGCCACGGTTCTGGAACGCGTATCCGCCCATTAA
- a CDS encoding O-antigen ligase family protein: MNGTRRNLMRDFSLYEGAICLLAFSIPVIKYGIQIPIILLVIAWLFAKKQVDKKVLIPILLFAAIYIFHLIAMLYTENVDRGSKDLVQKLSLILFPVIIGTGPKLSEKMRATGMKFFVLGTLTAVLFAFVSSAIAYSSSGIISEFYMSSFSPSHHPSYISFYVVIALAILLLRIEKNTESKKAPPLWLAVLFLSLTLIFPASKMGFINWSMVAFIFLLKWLILKPRHRKSALLLLGVGLLFFLFMKFDPVASARIGKAVEVTSQIDQPSNESQIESNTARLYSWSTSLMLIKENPIGVGTGDINDAMVSAYRKQGLDDLAAKSLNPHNEFLQIAVAIGIPAALVFLFSLVYPFGKIFREKDWIYGIFLLSIFMQFSVESMLEKQSGVIFFAFFNAFFFFSPKSLKWG, from the coding sequence ATGAATGGAACACGGCGAAATCTCATGCGTGACTTTTCTCTGTACGAAGGTGCTATTTGCCTTCTGGCATTCTCCATCCCCGTTATTAAATACGGTATTCAAATTCCTATTATCCTTCTAGTCATTGCTTGGCTTTTCGCCAAAAAGCAGGTGGATAAAAAAGTCCTTATTCCTATCTTACTTTTTGCTGCGATTTACATCTTCCATCTTATTGCCATGCTTTATACCGAGAATGTCGATAGAGGCTCGAAAGATCTTGTCCAAAAGCTCTCGCTCATACTTTTTCCCGTGATAATTGGAACGGGGCCAAAGCTTAGCGAAAAGATGCGAGCTACCGGGATGAAATTCTTTGTTTTAGGAACCCTGACCGCAGTGCTCTTTGCATTTGTTTCTTCGGCAATAGCTTATAGCTCTTCAGGAATCATTTCTGAATTTTATATGTCGAGTTTCTCGCCATCTCATCACCCTTCTTACATCAGTTTTTACGTGGTTATTGCCTTGGCCATATTGCTTTTGAGAATCGAGAAAAACACGGAATCCAAAAAAGCACCTCCACTTTGGCTGGCTGTTTTGTTTCTAAGCTTAACCTTGATCTTTCCTGCCAGTAAGATGGGGTTCATAAACTGGTCCATGGTAGCTTTCATCTTCCTTTTGAAGTGGCTGATTTTGAAACCGCGTCATAGAAAGTCTGCTCTTCTATTGCTCGGTGTCGGGCTACTATTTTTTCTCTTTATGAAATTTGATCCCGTCGCTAGCGCGCGTATTGGGAAGGCCGTTGAGGTCACTTCACAAATCGATCAACCAAGCAATGAATCGCAAATCGAGAGCAATACGGCTCGCCTCTACTCTTGGAGTACCTCGCTGATGCTGATTAAAGAGAATCCCATTGGTGTCGGCACAGGCGATATCAACGACGCTATGGTTTCCGCATACAGGAAACAAGGTTTAGACGATCTCGCTGCAAAGAGCCTCAACCCTCATAATGAGTTTCTTCAAATTGCGGTTGCTATTGGAATTCCTGCCGCTTTGGTCTTTCTCTTTTCATTGGTTTATCCTTTTGGCAAAATCTTTCGGGAGAAAGATTGGATCTATGGAATTTTTCTCTTGAGCATTTTCATGCAATTTTCCGTTGAATCGATGCTCGAAAAGCAAAGCGGTGTGATCTTCTTTGCCTTTTTTAATGCTTTCTTTTTCTTTTCACCCAAATCTCTAAAATGGGGTTAA
- a CDS encoding sugar transferase — protein MIKFLFDRIVALIGIIILLPLLFIIAIWVMFDSKGGAFFVQTRVGKDGQHFGLLKFRTMRPLSEKRGKLTVGSNDPRITRSGLILRKYKIDELPQLFNVLVADMSFVGPRPEVPDYVAFYNARQRKVLNVRPGITDEASLAYFNENELLSKSENPQKTYLEEIMPAKIELNLAYLKRRTFLSDIGIILRTLGRIVS, from the coding sequence ATGATCAAGTTCCTCTTTGATCGTATTGTTGCATTGATTGGTATTATCATTTTGCTTCCTCTGCTTTTCATCATCGCCATTTGGGTGATGTTCGATTCGAAAGGAGGAGCCTTTTTCGTTCAAACCAGAGTTGGGAAGGATGGTCAACACTTTGGCTTATTGAAATTCAGAACTATGCGTCCTTTATCTGAGAAAAGAGGGAAGCTCACCGTTGGTTCTAATGATCCTCGCATCACACGGTCGGGATTGATTTTGAGGAAGTACAAAATTGACGAGCTGCCTCAACTCTTCAACGTTCTCGTTGCCGATATGAGTTTTGTCGGTCCAAGACCCGAAGTGCCTGATTACGTGGCTTTTTATAACGCTCGACAGAGAAAAGTTTTAAACGTGCGTCCGGGTATTACCGATGAAGCATCCTTGGCTTATTTTAATGAGAATGAGCTCTTGTCGAAAAGCGAAAATCCTCAAAAAACCTACTTGGAAGAGATTATGCCAGCCAAGATTGAACTCAACTTGGCTTATTTAAAGCGAAGGACCTTTCTTTCGGATATTGGTATAATTCTAAGAACGCTGGGGAGAATCGTTTCCTAG